From the genome of Oncorhynchus tshawytscha isolate Ot180627B linkage group LG31, Otsh_v2.0, whole genome shotgun sequence, one region includes:
- the LOC112229735 gene encoding peroxisomal membrane protein 11B isoform X1: protein MDSWVRFSSQSQAKERVFRAAQYACTLLGYTLQKGGSGVQLLKMVKQLETHMSLTRKLMRLGNSAEAVEAAKRAVHLSDSVLRLCLTVAHLNKAMYFACDNVLWAGKVGLLPKLDQDKWSQRSFRYYLFALMLNLTRDAYEIRLLMEREARTSHGGSNATWTSSPSPENGDLSHPHPSSSSFPVAILPLLSERFSRQFHLLGMVLRSNPPLLLDLLKNACDVFIPLDRLGIYPTGQGFVGACGLASSVLSILTIVHPWLKLKP from the exons ATGGACTCTTGGGTTCGATTCAGCTCGCAGAGCCAAGCCAAGGAGCGCGTTTTCAG GGCTGCACAGTATGCCTGTACGTTGCTAGGCTACACTCTCCAGAAGGGTGGGTCAGGAGTTCAGCTCCTGAAGATGGTGAAACAACTGGAAACGCATATGAGCCTAACAAGGAAGT tgatgcGTCTGGGGAACTCTGCAGAGGCTGTGGAGGCAGCGAAGCGTGCGGTGCACCTCTCAGACAGCGTGCTACGTCTCTGCCTGACCGTGGCCCACCTCAACAAGGCCATGTACTTCGCCTGTGACAACGTGCTGTGGGCTGGCAAGGTGGGCCTCCTGCCCAAACTGGACCAGGACAAGTGGAGCCAGAGATCCTTCAG GTACTACCTCTTTGCTCTCATGCTCAACCTAACCCGGGATGCCTACGAGATCCGCCTGCTTATGGAGCGTGAGGCCCGCACCTCCCACGGGGGGTCAAATGCTACCTggacctcctctccatcccctgaGAACGGAGacctctcccacccccacccctcttcctcctccttccctgtgGCCATATTACCCCTTCTGTCCGAACGCTTCAGCAGACAGTTCCACCTGCTGGGGATGGTGCTGCGCAGCAACCCACCGCTGCTGCTGGACCTGCTGAAGAATGCATGCGATGTGTTTATCCCACTGGACCGGCTGGGCATCTACCCTACCGGTCAGGGCTTCGTGGGGGCCTGCGGCCtggcctcctctgttctctccatcctcacCATCGTCCACCCCTGGCTCAAGCTCAAACCGTGA
- the LOC112229735 gene encoding peroxisomal membrane protein 11B isoform X2, which translates to MRFRSKYNPWAAQYACTLLGYTLQKGGSGVQLLKMVKQLETHMSLTRKLMRLGNSAEAVEAAKRAVHLSDSVLRLCLTVAHLNKAMYFACDNVLWAGKVGLLPKLDQDKWSQRSFRYYLFALMLNLTRDAYEIRLLMEREARTSHGGSNATWTSSPSPENGDLSHPHPSSSSFPVAILPLLSERFSRQFHLLGMVLRSNPPLLLDLLKNACDVFIPLDRLGIYPTGQGFVGACGLASSVLSILTIVHPWLKLKP; encoded by the exons GGCTGCACAGTATGCCTGTACGTTGCTAGGCTACACTCTCCAGAAGGGTGGGTCAGGAGTTCAGCTCCTGAAGATGGTGAAACAACTGGAAACGCATATGAGCCTAACAAGGAAGT tgatgcGTCTGGGGAACTCTGCAGAGGCTGTGGAGGCAGCGAAGCGTGCGGTGCACCTCTCAGACAGCGTGCTACGTCTCTGCCTGACCGTGGCCCACCTCAACAAGGCCATGTACTTCGCCTGTGACAACGTGCTGTGGGCTGGCAAGGTGGGCCTCCTGCCCAAACTGGACCAGGACAAGTGGAGCCAGAGATCCTTCAG GTACTACCTCTTTGCTCTCATGCTCAACCTAACCCGGGATGCCTACGAGATCCGCCTGCTTATGGAGCGTGAGGCCCGCACCTCCCACGGGGGGTCAAATGCTACCTggacctcctctccatcccctgaGAACGGAGacctctcccacccccacccctcttcctcctccttccctgtgGCCATATTACCCCTTCTGTCCGAACGCTTCAGCAGACAGTTCCACCTGCTGGGGATGGTGCTGCGCAGCAACCCACCGCTGCTGCTGGACCTGCTGAAGAATGCATGCGATGTGTTTATCCCACTGGACCGGCTGGGCATCTACCCTACCGGTCAGGGCTTCGTGGGGGCCTGCGGCCtggcctcctctgttctctccatcctcacCATCGTCCACCCCTGGCTCAAGCTCAAACCGTGA